A segment of the Rattus rattus isolate New Zealand chromosome 4, Rrattus_CSIRO_v1, whole genome shotgun sequence genome:
aaggtttttttaaatttttttttttatttatatgagtacactgtcactgtcttcagacacaccagaagagggcatcagatcccattacagatggttgtgagccaccatgtggttgctgggaattgaactcaggacctttggaagagcagtcagtgctcttaaccactgaaccatccctccagcccctatgcttgtgttttataaaaagatagagagagggaatctgtttggtggatgtgtagtcagatgtgggggaagggaggccctctgtgggcccatgctgaggcatcccttctccctgagggaccagccacagtacagtatagtatagaatagagtttatctGGGcatgggaaggaggagacagagaagggacagagaggcagagagagagaggggagaggggagggggggaggggagggggagagggggggggggggggggggggggggggggggaggggggggggggggggggggggggggggggggggggggggggggggggaggggggggggggggggggggggggggggggggggggggggggggggggggggggggggggggggggggagggggagggggggggggaggggagggggggggggagggaggggagagggggaaggagaaggaaaaggaaagtaaaaggagggagaggagaggggagaggggagagggagggaggggagtagAGGCCGGCCTTGAGCacctggagagagaagggggagggggatggggagagagggagtaaAGGGCAAGAGGACAGAGCTAGAgccagagaggagggggcaagcagccccttttatagtgagtcaggcacacctggctgttgctaggtaactgtggggcggagcctaggcAAAAATGCTAACAGTGCTGGCTgtgtcagagtcagagtcagaggtcaacttgctttttcttttcaccaGGTGTGGCCTGGGGTTTCAGACTCAGATTGTTAGGTTTTGTGGGCAAtgccttttctgagacagggtttctctgtgtaccctggctgtcctggaactcactctgtagatcaggctggccttaaatccagagatcctcttgcttctgcctcctgagtgctgggattaaaggcgtgcaccaccatcgCCCAGCTCATACTTTCATCTTTAacactttatctttattttgtgtatgtgggtatttCTCTGCGTGTATGCCTGTCTACTGCTCTGTACTTGGTGCTCGCAGGTACCGGAAGCAGGGCAGTTGTGAGGATCCACCATGGGTCCTCTGGGACAGCAACAActctttttaaccactgagctgtctctccaggtcCCCTACTTTTTATTTTGGAGATAGACCCTCTTGCTAAGTTGGGGTAGGCTAGCCCAAAAGtgatctttctttttcattctttctagtAGTTGGGCCTATGGGCCTGTCCTTATCTGGGCAATCAGATATGCCATCACACtcagatctgtctgtctatctatctatctatctactatctatctatctatctatctatgcattctttattattttagaaaaaaatttgcaCTTTTATATTTCTGGAATCTCATGTACAGAATGCAAGGAGAGGAATTTGCCTTTTTCCGATAGATAGGCACTTCTCCCAAGACTGTTGAATTGCCGATTATTCTGCTCTGTGTCCTGTTAATCTATTACTGTTTATCCCTTGGCTATTATCACCAGCTTTGGTCACCATGACTTTGGAGGACACTCTGATGTCTAGGAGGGGAAGGCCCCTGTTAGtgtttcttggattttgttttcatttttttcctgtcaaAGTTTCTTGGCTCTGGAAATGTTTAGTCTCCCAGATATATTTTAGAATCAACTTGTCCATTTCTAAAATCCTCCGTTGGGACTGGGATTCAAATGTACTGAATTGACACTATTATAATAATCCTAATTTTTTTCATCATAAgcatgatttgtttttctttggccaGGTCACTTTAATGGCCGTCCAGCTCTTGCTTTCTTCTTATGGATCTGATGGACTCTTAGAATGTGtacgcctctctctctctctctctctctctctctctctctctctctctcccccctccctctccctctccctctccctctccctctccctctccctctccctctcctctcctctctcctctccctctccctctccctccctctccctctccctccctctcctctcctctccctctctctctcttttgtagcTTTGGTTacacaggattttctttttccctttaactaaaactttttttttttaagtaacatttTACAGAAGTACACTTAGAACAGAACAATGTAACTTAGGCAAGAGacggagaaaaaaaaagagagagagagaattctttgGAAGGCAGCCAAGGCCTGGCTTGCAAGCCAAGGACAGAAAGGGGAGTGGGCCCCTCAGGGAGGACGGGAATGGACCTTTATAATCTTGCTGCTTCTTTAGTTTGGCTTTTCTCTCCCCAAtacagtttcattttctttgatttttctctctttcacttaTCTGGAAGCTTGGCAGTGTAGAACAAACCTAATTATCAGGCTCCCCATATGAATGGAGGATTTTTACACAGAACTGTGGGCTGGGGAGGCCAGTCTAAAAGCAAGGGTTTCAAGGCACCATCTcaaaagaatgtttttttttttgtttttgttttttgttttttgttttttttttgcctaagaGAATTTGACTTGATAGTGAAAGTTGACTTAATAGTTATGGCTTCTCCCCCACAGCCAGTTTTAGTTGATCAACAAACAGGGGCTGACAGTTGCCATGTAATGGGGTTACCAATTTCACAAAATACCCTGGATCCATGAGGTTGTATGTAGGAAGTTTGTTCATGCTAGAGAAAACCTCCACCACCTCTAGCCCCCAACTTGACAACTTGAGATAAAGGTGACTGGCTCCAACCCTACTCTTTTCTAGACTTCTCATCAAAACAAACACTTGCAAGTGTGAACGTTTTGCCTCAATGCCTGAacaccatgtatgtgcagtgtcCATGGAGATGAGAAGAGATTGTACGATCACCTGAAGTGGAGTCACAGATGCCTGTAGGTGGCcctgcgggtgctgggaatggaactcatgtcctctggaagcctagccagtgctcttaatcattaagccatctcttcagtcctacaattcatttttaactttcttgTATTGGAAAGGGGTGTTGCATAAAAGACATTTCCCTCCTAAACCCTAACTATTTCAtccaaaaaaatgttttcataatgtAGTTCAGAAGTTGATGTCAACTGACAGACCAGGAGCCAGCGTAAAAGCTACAATGACAATTTGGAAGCTAGAAAACTCATCAGTCTTGCTTTTATTACTCACTGAATGACCTTTGCAGGTAAATAACCTAAGTTCtgtgcatgtattttattttcagacctataaaaactattttaatttcaGGTGTACTAAGCCATAAATACAGTTGAAAGAAAgaaacggaaggaaggaaggaaggaaggaaggaaggaaggaaggaagagaaaactggATTCACGTCACTACCAGtgactaatttttgtttttgatatcggatctcactatgtagccctagatAGCCTGGAGCTCCCTATTTAgaacaggctggtctcgaactcattgagaccctcctgcctcagtttccagagcTCTGAAATAAGAGACCAGGGACCAATTTGAGAGTGtgctaaggaaaaataaaaatctagagaCTGAGGACTATGACAGCAAGGGGGATTTGAGAGGTGGCATCCCTGCCAgccttagcccttctgactgacATAAAAGAACTTCGCAAGGAGCACAGGGCAGCTGTTTAACTGGAAAACCAGTATTTGTTTTGGATGAGTTCTTTTCCTTCTAATACAAAATCCCATttctccaaactttgcttccccGCCCAGTCTGCAAACAAGGAGTCAGGTTTCTCTCTCCGCTCAAGGGGCCACCCAGAGCAGAGCTAGACCTGAGGCCCAGCTCGGGGGCTTAATCCAGGCTCGCGCTGTTCTATTGACACATCGGCTCGCCCAGGGCGTGGCTTCCGGTAGAGAAGGCAGGCTTTCCGGTAGGTCCTTTGCTTTCCGGGGTGGGACTTCCTGTTCTAAAGGAGTCTGACTGCCAAAGTGATTGGAGTGCGGGTCACGAGGGCCCATGGGCTCCGGAGGTCCTATGTTTTTGGAAAGGGGGTCAGAGAAGACGTCCTTTATAGCTGTTGCTTACTTTTTACATTGCGCGACGCCTCCATTTGCACGAAAGCTCTGGGTTTTTGTGGACACCGCCCACCTGAGGCTCTTCCGCTTCCCCTTTTCCCAAGCTCCGCCCCCCAGCGTCCCGTGGCTATGACGACCGCCCCGCGGGACTCAGTAGTGTGGAAGCTCGCGGGACTTTTGCGGGAGTCGGGTGAGTGGACTTCTGGCTTATCTGGTTGGGAGTCCTGAGTGTGTTCGATACTGTCCAGAAACGCCGGGAGTCACTGAGTCACTGCCGGCGAGGTCACGAGGTTCCAGAGTCTTCTGGGTGTGTTCCTTGTGCTGCGTTGTTTCCAGTCACGTCTTTGACAGTCTAAACTCGATCCATCCCTCATACCACTTAACCCTTCAGAGGGAAGGGACCATTAATAGATTAAACGCTTGGAGACAACATAATCACTTGTACAGAAAGCCAAGTATAGCACCTTAAACACCTGAGATTTGGAGTGAGACCCACGTAGGTTAGTCCCAACTCTATTAGATTTTGATAAATCTAATAGAGTTAGTATTCTTCACAGATAGGTTAGCATAGTGATCGTACTGAACGCAAAATATATCGGGATTTTGGTTAGCTTATTTAGTGCAGTGCATAGTAAGTGTTCAAAAGATAGTGTTACTATAGTTGCTTCCCGGGTGCCTGGGCATGGGGAAGCTCACCGTGTTGTTACATGGTTGACATCAGTTGTGGTAGAAACAAGCTTTGACTTGATATCACAGATATATATCAGTTATCAGCTCATGATCACAATCAAGATGATTCTTGATTGAGGGCTGGGGATATGATTCAGTAGCAGAGCATATGTTTAGAGTGTACAAAACTTTGACTTCAATCTCGAGCACCCTGGTGGGGGGTAAGGGGAGATTcttctttgagcctcagtttccctgtctgtaaAGTGGGCTTAATAGATGTCTTTAGGAGATATGATGTGATGTAGATGAGGCAGGGGAGTCATTTGGCATGTGGTACCTGGATGACATTAGTACACTGTACTAATCGATATCTGTACACTCCCATGGCATCCGTGGAGTCTCTTAATGGCAGTTCATTTTCTGGTTTGCGCCTTTTCTAGACTTCCAAGGGACTCCTTAAATCATGTGTATGTCTATACTCAGTGTCTAGTACATAGAAAATCTCTTTGTAAGATTTATTATTCAGCAAAAATCTGACTTGGTTCCCAGGCTAGGAATCATGGGTTGCATGGATATGACTGTGATATGATCGTGGGGATGGAATTGTTTCATGTCTTGATTACGGTGGTGGTTGTCATAATCTACACTAGCAGAATAGAGCTAATGCAGTAACTATTATACCAACACCGATTTTTCTGGTTTTGATAATTGTACTATGATTCCATAAGTTTATTTGGGGGAAGCCGAGGGAAGGGTGTGGGAGATCTCTGCTATCTCTTGGTACCCCGagctggccttgaaattctgatctttCGCTTCAGCGAGTCATCCAATGGAATCACAGGTGTGCGATGTTCCTCCACTGACTTCTGCAACATTTTTTGACTTCTTGATTTTTGTCTCCCTCccgggacagggtctcactatgtggcatTGGTCTGGAAttgacagagatccacctgcctctgtctcccaccttctgaaggattaaaggtgtgcaccaccacacctggtttcagaatatattaaaaaatgtctACAGCTATTATAAATGTACTTTCCTGATAGAGGGATAAGTGGGGAATATCTGAAAGATGTCCTCACAGGGCTGATAATCTAATTAAGTAGAACAGCTTTAAGAATTGCTgtaatagggttggggatttagctcagtggtagagcgcttgcctagcaagcgcaaggccctgggttcggtcctcagctccagaaaaaaaaaaaaaaaaaaaaagaattgctgtaATGAACAGCAACGTGCATTTCAGTGTTGTTTGAGAATGTCTATAAATGTGCGTGTCATTCTTACaccagaaaaagaaggaaggatcgACATACAGTCAGCCTTTGTGTAAAAGTGGGTGATTGCAGGGTGGAAAGTGCAGGGgtattatttctttaaaggtttttattttgtgtgtggaggACACCTTTGTGtcaaggccagaggacagccagagcccTCATGTTTCAGAAGCTATCTACCTTGTTCTCTGAGAAGAGCGTCTCCCACTGAGACCTAGAGCTTGCTGATTAATTAGACTGGCTAACcattgagccccagggatctttctATGTCTTCCTCTTCCGTTCCCACCACTATGTAGGTGGTGGAGGTCAGATTCAGATTCTCAGGCTTTTCAGCCagtcctttactgactgagtcatctccataGCCCCCAGAGGTattgctttgctttgctgggtGAAGATGATCTTCAGCTTGGCAGTAGAAAGGGCTATATCAaagtgaaagagagacagagagagagagagagagagagagggggaggagagcgCGCGCTGTGAGCCAAGTGGGCTATGTTTCCAACTCCGTAAGTAGCCTAGGCTACGAAAAgctagatttttgtttgtttgattgattgttttttaaaatggcgAGCTATAGAAGATGTTTGAGCTGAGGAGGAGGTAGACAGTTTGATTTCTCAGTGGAATATCTTCAGTACATACGGGAATGGGTTCATTTTGGGGGCCCAGAAGGAAAGACCTTCATTCTGTCCTCCTTCccattttcccttcttcctgcagGGGATGCAGTTCTCTCTGGCTGTAGCACACTGAGCCTGCTAACAGCCACACTGCAGCAGCTGAACAGAGTGTTTGAATTGTACCTAGGGCCATGGGGCCCCGGCCAGACAGGCTTTGTGGCTCTTCCCTCCCACCCTGCAGACTCACCAGTCATCCTCCAGCTTCAGTTCCTCTTCGATGTGCTGCAGAAAACACTGTCACTCAAGGTCCTAGGAGGGGCACGGGGATAGGACATACAGAGAGCTCTAGGGAaggcaggggatggggtggggtgtgagAAGGCTTTGAGGCTAAGATCCAGATGGTGTCAGTGATACCTACCGGTGCTTATGCTGAGGAAGTGGTGCGGGTGAGAGGGAGCTTGCCGTGCATCAGTAACCCGAATGCTCCTTTTTCAGCTGGTCCACACCCCTGGTGTTGGCCTTCCAGGGCCTATCAAGATTTTCCCCTTCAAGTCCCTTCGGCAGCTGGAGGTAAGGGAGTATTAAAACATATGGGTGGGCAGAAACTAGTGCAAAGCCTTTTGGTGGGAAGTCATGTCTGAATGTTACATTGCTCCTCAGTGAGGTCTTTTCCATTCACACTTCCTCAAACCAAAGCTGGGCTTTGgatcttttccctccttcccatcaGAAAAAGTAGGGATGAGGCCTTCGTCATCCTTGAAGCTTTGCTtaccttcctctttttcttctcttgttctaGCTTCGAGGAGTCCCTATCCACAGCCTGTGTGGCCTCCGCGGCATCTACTCACAGCTGGAGACACTGGTTTGTAACAGAAGCATCCAGGCACTAGAGGTAAGGAGGGCGAGGGGTGGACCCTCATGCCTTATCCTGCGAAATACAGAAGACCAAGCTCTGTGGTTTCCCAGtgttctcctccctctgtcctgtgTGACGCCACAGCACTCTACAcctgtctgtgtgtttacagTCACACCAAGCTGTGTATCGTCTAGTGTCTGTCTCCCCATGGTCTGCATGTGGTCCCCATGGTCTGCTCTTTAGGGACAGAGACTTGAGCTATCTTCAGAGCTGCGGGGTCTCCAGGTAGAGCCGGTACATATGAAAGGGGGACTGGAGGATTGAGCATGTctggggagaaggcagagagtgaAGTTGTAGTTATGCCTGTCCCCTATCCAGGAGCTCTTGTCGGCCTGCGGTGGGGACCTCTGCTCTGCCCTCCCCTGGCTAGCTTTGCTCTCTGCCGACTTCAGCTACAATGCACTCAGCAACTTAGACAGCTCCCTGGTGAGTGTCCCCCAAGGGAAGTGCctttggggagggaaaggagggtcCTTTGGGGGGATTGCCAGCTGTTTGACAGGCATCCTTGTGGGAAGAACCTTCTTGTGCTTCCTTTTCCAATCTCCTTCAGCGACTCCTGTCCGCTCTGCGCTTCCTCAACCTGAGCCACAACCATATCCAGGACTGCAAAGGCTTCCTGATGGTAAGAGGGGTCTGCCTGAGCGCTGACGGGCTTGGCCCTCAGCTggctccactctctctctctctcacacactgatTAGCTTGGGCTCCACATTGCTCTGGGGCCTAGGAGGAGGCACATCCGTACTGTGAGAGTCAGTTCTGTGTGTGGGTTTCTCCTCTAGCATACAACAAGGCTTGGAATACTGGATGACCTAGGGCAAGTCAGTCAGCTTCCTGCTTCGTTCACCTGTAAGGTACACATCACAGTAGTCCGTGAGGAGTACCTATGTCCCTTAGCCTAGTGTGTGGCTCAGAAGTGATAGATTCTGTGATGGTGACAAACcctctccctgtgtcctttctgtcCTCACTTAAAGATAGGCAGGGCTGAGTACTTGTTAAAGTGGTAAGGGTTCTTCAGTGAGAAGTAACATGGGGAGGATTCAAAGTGAACTGACTGGAGAATGGAGGTGTGGGAAAGGCGTGGACGTCAGCGGCACTCAGGGAGCTGGGAATTCACAAGTCAGGAAGTGGCGCTGGGCCCACCCTGAAGTGCATGGGTTTCCCACTGACTGCACTGACTGCCTAGGTAGTTATCCTTGTCCCTCAGAGCCTGGGAGACAGACCCCATGGCTGAAGCTGAGGATTTCTTTGGTTGCTCTGAGTGTTCCTCAGAGCCTTGTCTTTTTCAGGTGGGAACTTAGAGGTTGGAGCTACCGTCCAGGGGTGTAGCCTGGAGCTGTTGGGAAGGTGCTGACGTTTGTTCAGCCCTTTCAGTGCGGGGTAGAGGAAGTCATTTGTGTTGGCACTGCAGTTTCGTAGGCCAACGTGCATTTGAGAGGATAACACAGAGGACCCTGCCCAGAGCTTTGTCAAGTTGATTGAGAACCTCTGTCTCCTCACCCACCGCCAGGACTTATCTGAGCTGTACCATTTGGACATCTCCTATAACCACCTGCGCTTGATGCCAAGAATGGGACCGTCAGGGGCTGCTCTGGGGACTCTGATCCTGAGGGCCAATGAGCTTCGGAGCCTTCAGGGTGAGTAGCAAGCGTACATGGGGTGGCGTCAGTCTGGAAGGAAGCAGACGGGAGCGGCTCGGGTTGGCGTCTTGAGCCTCATGAGGACTTAGAAATAGCACTGTGGTGCTTTCTCCTCCTACTTCTGTCCGGGGAACACAACAACACACCCCCTCACCCACAACATGCCTCCACAAGgccttctctcctctgccctaGGCCTGGAGCAGCTGAAGAACCTGCGGCATCTCGATGTGGCCTATAACCTTCTAGAAGGACACACAGAGCTGGCACCACTATGGCTGCTGGCTGAGCTCCGTAAGGTAAGACACAAGTGCCTAATGGGCCTGAGAGCCACCTTCAGGTCTGATTCTCCTTGTGCCTTCACATAGGGGCATCCTGTGCTTACGCTGTCCCCTTTCTGCCCTCAGCTCTATCTGGAAGGTAACCCTTTGTGGTTCCACCCTGCACACCGTGCAACCACCGCTCAGTACTTGTCACCTCGGGCCAGAGATGCTGCTCATGGCGTGAGTGATTATCTCGTGTCTGTCCCTGACTGAGAGGCCAAAGTCCCAGTCACTCTATGGTGCTGTGAGTTTTTGGAGTCATTGTGATGGGCTCCATCTCGAGCACTGTCCTCTCCTTTGTCTTGCACAGTTCCTGCTTGATGGCAAGGTTTTGTCCCTGAAGGATCTTCAGGTCAGTCGGGTGGGGATAGGATGAAGGAGAACGTGTGGGATGACATGAAGGGGGAGGACGGTAGCTTGGGAGACAGGGTAGGAGAGTCTTCCTGGTCAGTGGAAAGTAGGAGCCTCCTCTTGGTTAGCTCCAGCAGGCAGAGGTGCTCCTTTGGGTCTGACCCATTCCTGTCGTCACACAGCAGCCTTCAGAATCTTCACGGCTTGGTCCCATGACCCAACCTTTGTCCTGGCCAATGGGGAGTACCACTGAAACCTCAGGCGGCCCTGAGCTGAGTGATAGCCTCTCCTCAGGGGGCATTGCGGCCCAGGCTCCACTTCGTAAGGTTAAGGTGAGTGGCTTCTGCTGGTTTGTGCCTGGACTCTCGTGGTCTCTTTACTGGTACCGTGGGTAACTTGGTAGACTAGCAACAGGAAGGCATTGTCCTGCTTAGGACTTGGTATTTTATGGTAAGTTAGGTAGGTGGCCATGGATGGCCAGGTTGGCTTTCATAGACCTCCATCTCTGTCCAAACCAGAGCCGAGTCCGTGTGAGGCGGGCTAGCATCTCTGAGCCCAGTGACACAGACCCAGAACTTCGCACTCTGGACCCCTCCCCGGCTGGTAAGTTGACCCTCCTACTGTCTCCCTTCCAGTCCTCTCTAGTCTTGACGTTGCCTTACATGTAGGCGTCAGAGAAGAAACTTCATTTTGGGGTGGTATGGATTATTGAGGAGGGCCCTCAGTCTGTTGTCTTTTTAGTTTAGTCCAAAGAGAGAGATCTGCTTCCAGGCCACATTCTCCTAAGGAGCGTGAATTTTATAGGGCgctaaagattttaaaataaagagatttTATGGCCACAACCATTTCGGAAGCACACGCTGAAACAATGTGAAACAGGTTTCTTTCCTACAAGCCTCCTCCGAGTCTGAGATGTGTGGCTATGTTTGTTTCGTGTGTGGTCCAGGATTGCTTATGGTCATAGTATTCTGTAGGACATGCTTGGTGAAGAGTAgccagagagagaggctggggtcAGCCAGGGTCTGGGTGGGGCCTTAGCTCTATGTCCTCCTCCATCTCAGGGTGGTTTGTGCAGCAACACCGGGAACTTGAGCTGCTGGCCAGCTTCCGGGAGCGGTTTGGCTGTGACTGGCTGCAGTATAGGAGCCACCTGGAGACCATGGGGAGCCCCCCTCTTGCCACCACCAAGACTTCTGCCCTTGGAACCCCTCCTCTGGATGCCCAGAGCCTGGAGACTGCATGCAGCCCTCCAGCCATAGGGGAAGACACTAAGGAATCGCCAGAGAAGGTGTCAGAGGAAGGCAGGGTGGAGCCGGAGCCCCacgaagaagagagggaagaacaggagagagaagagggatcGAGAGAggccctggaggaggaggaggagcaggagcagaaggcagTGGAAGGTGAGAGCCCTGCGAACATAGGGGCTTTGGGGGTATCCAATGTTAGACGGACAGGAGAGGCCAGGCTGGGTAGAAAACCACTCACGGGATAGCAGAGGCCTGGACGCTTTCTTCACTCCAGGTCTCTTGTGGTCTCTCCGCAGCAGAGCTCTGTCGCCCCATGTTGGTGTGTCCCTTGCAGGGAACTGAGGGCGTGCAAGGAAGGGAGTGCTTTCTCCGGGTCACTTCTGCCCACTTGTTTGAAGTGGGACTCCAAGCAGCCCAGACTCTGGAGCAGCTGGAGCTACAGAGCCTGGTGTCAGCTGAGCTACAGTCAGAGACCGAAAGCCAGAGAGAACCAGGGTCTGAGGTGAGTTGTGGGGTCAGGTGCTTGGGAAGGGGTTCTTGGCTTTCCAGAGTCGTCTTTGAGAACCTGTTGGCTCTTGTGTGCCAGGCGCTGGGCTCTGTGTTTCCCATCCTCTCTCATGAGAAGTTGGTGCCAGGGAGGGGTGCTGGGTGTGTGCAGGGCTGTCGTGTGTGACTTGGGAAGGTGGACGGAAAGATGGGCCTCACAAGGGCTTGATGTCAGCACTAGTATTGTGGGCTCCAGAGTTCCTGTTTTTCTCCAAG
Coding sequences within it:
- the Stk11ip gene encoding serine/threonine-protein kinase 11-interacting protein isoform X4 — protein: MTTAPRDSVVWKLAGLLRESGDAVLSGCSTLSLLTATLQQLNRVFELYLGPWGPGQTGFVALPSHPADSPVILQLQFLFDVLQKTLSLKLVHTPGVGLPGPIKIFPFKSLRQLELRGVPIHSLCGLRGIYSQLETLVCNRSIQALEELLSACGGDLCSALPWLALLSADFSYNALSNLDSSLRLLSALRFLNLSHNHIQDCKGFLMDLSELYHLDISYNHLRLMPRMGPSGAALGTLILRANELRSLQGLEQLKNLRHLDVAYNLLEGHTELAPLWLLAELRKLYLEGNPLWFHPAHRATTAQYLSPRARDAAHGFLLDGKVLSLKDLQQPSESSRLGPMTQPLSWPMGSTTETSGGPELSDSLSSGGIAAQAPLRKVKSRVRVRRASISEPSDTDPELRTLDPSPAGWFVQQHRELELLASFRERFGCDWLQYRSHLETMGSPPLATTKTSALGTPPLDAQSLETACSPPAIGEDTKESPEKVSEEGRVEPEPHEEEREEQEREEGSREALEEEEEQEQKAVEAELCRPMLVCPLQGTEGVQGRECFLRVTSAHLFEVGLQAAQTLEQLELQSLVSAELQSETESQREPGSEGSGPPSGAPVLVLRFSYICPDRQLRCYAVLEPEAHEAIQELLAVLTPFTSMKDQQPGEAKDPQGPRFQCLRCSCEFKPQEPRLGLESDDGWKPLFQNTESPVVCPNCGSDHVVLLAVSGEVPSRERNQEEQSSDSACDLADHGGCPSVPDGIPPQASISHGCSSWNLSPTLGHAGFRSVDHRLRLFLDVEVFSDSEEEFQCCTKVPVVLAGHTRESLCLVVVSDRMLYLLKVTGPICGPPASWLEPTLAIPLQDLSGMELGLAGQSLRLEWAAGTGHCVLLPRDARQCRAFLEELTGVLQSLPRTQRNCISATEETVTPQHRLWPLLGKDTSAEAPQFFYLRAFLAEGKAESAGSSTCPVSLLLTLSTLYLLDEDPVGSHAESPLPVGSGEASEQPAPQGPGPSLQVREQQPLSSLSSVQLYRTSPLDLRLIFSR